One Deinococcus grandis DNA window includes the following coding sequences:
- the nuoL gene encoding NADH-quinone oxidoreductase subunit L produces MDSLPALYLLPLLPLLGFTALMVLPRLFPGKTGGWLATGMVGAAFVVAFIRYLNQGAPAHEVLWAWLPNMALNANLSVGFWLDQLSALMALIITGVGFLIHLYSISYMGHDPKFTRFFAFLNFFVAMMLILVLADSYPLMFVGWEGVGMASYLLIGFWFNGRNSEASDAQVRAASDAEAVSNSNAARKAFIMNRIGDLGFMLGMFLLFKLYGTLSIPELAERVEGAQVAQAGIELACLFLLVGAVGKSGQLPLTTWLPDAMAGPTPVSALIHAATMVTAGVYLVARSHFLYDLAPNASLWVAWVGGLTALYGALSALNQSDIKKILAYSTVSQLGYMFLAVGLHAYSAGVFHLLTHAFFKALLFLAAGAVIHALHEEQDVRKMGGLHKFMPFTHLVSVAGVLAIAGIPIWSGFFSKDAILAAAYEQSLPLYLIGLGVALLTAFYMGRWYFLVWRGAYRGHGHPHEADTLTKIPLGVLAALATLAGFLNIPTFLGGGHAFDSYLGRAIPLHAHEIPASTEWMLTVFAVLAGVIGLGWAFLAHRRGALATGPLGELSRNSLYLDALYDNVVSAPSRAIAGALDTVDRGTDDALSGVARNASGPGGLFTLWQSGFVRAYAVSMLLGTAAIIGYWALKTIGSGA; encoded by the coding sequence GTGGATAGTCTTCCTGCTCTGTACCTGCTGCCCCTGCTGCCGCTGCTGGGCTTCACGGCCCTGATGGTGCTGCCCCGCCTGTTCCCCGGAAAGACGGGGGGCTGGCTGGCGACCGGGATGGTCGGCGCGGCGTTCGTCGTCGCCTTCATCCGCTACCTGAACCAGGGCGCACCCGCCCATGAAGTGCTGTGGGCGTGGCTGCCGAACATGGCGCTGAACGCGAACCTGTCGGTGGGCTTCTGGCTCGATCAACTGTCGGCGCTGATGGCGCTGATCATCACGGGCGTGGGCTTCCTGATTCACCTGTACTCGATCTCGTACATGGGGCACGACCCGAAGTTCACGCGCTTCTTCGCGTTCCTGAATTTCTTCGTGGCGATGATGCTGATCCTGGTGCTGGCCGACTCGTACCCGCTGATGTTCGTCGGCTGGGAGGGCGTGGGCATGGCGTCGTACCTGTTGATCGGCTTCTGGTTCAACGGCCGCAACAGCGAGGCCAGTGACGCGCAGGTCCGCGCCGCCAGCGACGCCGAGGCCGTCAGCAACTCCAACGCGGCGCGCAAGGCATTCATCATGAACCGCATCGGGGACCTGGGCTTCATGCTGGGCATGTTCCTGCTGTTCAAACTGTACGGCACCCTGAGCATCCCCGAACTCGCCGAGCGGGTCGAGGGCGCGCAGGTGGCGCAGGCGGGCATCGAACTCGCGTGCCTGTTCCTGCTGGTCGGCGCGGTCGGCAAGAGCGGCCAGCTGCCCCTGACGACCTGGCTGCCGGACGCCATGGCGGGCCCCACGCCCGTCTCCGCGCTGATCCACGCGGCGACCATGGTCACGGCCGGCGTGTACCTCGTGGCGCGCAGTCACTTCCTGTACGACCTCGCGCCGAACGCCAGCCTGTGGGTGGCGTGGGTGGGCGGCCTGACCGCGCTGTACGGCGCGCTGTCCGCGCTGAACCAGTCGGACATCAAGAAGATCCTGGCGTACTCCACCGTGTCGCAGCTGGGCTACATGTTCCTCGCGGTGGGCCTGCACGCCTACTCGGCGGGCGTGTTCCACCTGCTGACCCACGCGTTCTTCAAGGCGCTGCTGTTCCTCGCGGCGGGCGCCGTGATCCACGCGCTGCACGAGGAGCAGGACGTCCGGAAGATGGGCGGCCTGCACAAGTTCATGCCGTTCACGCATCTGGTGTCCGTGGCGGGCGTGCTGGCGATCGCCGGGATTCCCATCTGGAGCGGCTTCTTCAGCAAGGACGCGATCCTGGCCGCCGCGTACGAGCAGAGCCTCCCGCTGTACCTGATCGGGCTGGGCGTGGCGCTGCTCACCGCGTTCTACATGGGCCGCTGGTACTTCCTGGTGTGGCGCGGCGCGTACCGCGGGCACGGCCACCCGCACGAGGCGGACACCCTCACGAAGATCCCGCTGGGCGTGCTGGCCGCACTGGCAACCCTGGCCGGGTTCCTGAACATCCCCACGTTCCTGGGTGGCGGGCATGCCTTCGACTCGTACCTGGGCCGGGCGATCCCACTCCACGCGCACGAGATTCCCGCCAGCACCGAGTGGATGCTGACCGTCTTCGCCGTCCTCGCGGGCGTGATCGGGCTGGGCTGGGCATTCCTGGCGCACCGCCGCGGCGCCCTGGCGACCGGGCCGCTGGGTGAACTCAGCCGCAACAGCTTGTACCTCGACGCGCTGTACGACAACGTCGTGTCCGCCCCCAGCCGCGCCATCGCGGGCGCGCTGGACACCGTGGACCGCGGCACCGACGACGCCCTCAGCGGCGTCGCCCGCAACGCCAGCGGCCCCGGCGGGCTGTTCACGCTGTGGCAGAGCGGCTTCGTGCGCGCCTACGCCGTCAGCATGCTGCTCGGCACCGCCGCCATCATCGGCTACTGGGCCCTCAAGACCATCGGGAGCGGCGCATGA
- a CDS encoding NADH-quinone oxidoreductase subunit M, whose protein sequence is MNSFTDWLPTLMIFLPLAGSLLLLVTPKTFRDEVAGFIAALTLGAGLAIWRGGGSELFRWDWIPPLGITYSVQLGGVSLALALVTALMSFIAILYAARRIPNPGPMLSLILAMETGLIGIFAAQDLMLFYVFFEDALIPALLMLAMYGKSGRMAALTKFAAYTLFGSLLMLVSIIGVRYLGGSPSFAMTDLKQNLVTGSAQTWLYLGFLTAMAVKLPLWPLHAWLPDFHEQNHDSGVPDVMGTLYKVGGYGLFTFAIPLFPDASLELRPILMGLAAFTALYAAWIAFRQTDWKRLLAYAGLSHMGFVALGVFSLNETAVIGAMYLLAFQNLYTGALFLSVGMLQERIGSLDTRVGGVMTQAGALGGLTMALWFASIAVPGLAGFIGEFSILLGAYQVSPWLTFIAGITTIAAAAYALTAFQHTFWQARPAGSVGVRDLVHTEWLILGIPLAILVLFGVYSTPALNLMQPAVRAVLSALGGN, encoded by the coding sequence ATGAACTCCTTCACCGACTGGCTCCCCACCCTCATGATCTTCCTGCCCCTGGCGGGCAGCCTGCTGCTGCTCGTCACGCCTAAAACCTTCCGGGATGAGGTGGCGGGCTTCATCGCCGCCCTGACGCTCGGCGCGGGCCTCGCCATCTGGCGCGGCGGCGGCTCGGAGCTGTTCCGCTGGGACTGGATTCCCCCGCTGGGCATCACGTACTCCGTGCAGCTGGGTGGCGTGAGCCTCGCGCTGGCGCTCGTCACGGCGCTGATGTCCTTCATCGCGATCCTGTACGCCGCGCGCCGCATCCCCAACCCCGGTCCGATGCTGTCGCTAATCCTCGCCATGGAGACGGGTCTGATCGGCATCTTCGCCGCGCAGGACCTGATGCTGTTCTACGTGTTCTTCGAGGACGCCCTGATTCCCGCCCTCCTGATGCTCGCCATGTACGGCAAGTCGGGGCGCATGGCGGCCCTCACGAAATTCGCCGCGTACACGCTGTTCGGCAGCCTGCTGATGCTGGTCAGCATCATCGGCGTGCGGTACCTGGGCGGCAGCCCCAGCTTCGCCATGACCGACCTGAAACAGAACCTCGTGACCGGCAGCGCGCAGACGTGGCTGTACCTGGGCTTCCTGACCGCCATGGCCGTCAAGCTGCCGCTGTGGCCGCTGCACGCGTGGCTGCCGGACTTCCACGAGCAGAACCACGACAGCGGCGTGCCCGACGTCATGGGCACCCTGTACAAGGTCGGCGGGTACGGCCTCTTCACCTTCGCCATCCCGCTGTTCCCCGACGCCAGCCTGGAACTGCGCCCCATCCTGATGGGCCTCGCGGCGTTCACGGCACTGTACGCCGCGTGGATCGCGTTCCGGCAGACCGACTGGAAACGCCTGCTCGCCTACGCGGGCCTCAGTCACATGGGTTTCGTCGCGCTCGGCGTGTTCTCCCTGAACGAGACGGCCGTGATCGGCGCGATGTACCTGCTGGCCTTCCAGAACCTCTACACCGGCGCGCTGTTCCTCTCGGTGGGCATGCTGCAGGAACGCATCGGCAGCCTGGACACCCGCGTGGGCGGCGTCATGACCCAGGCGGGCGCGCTGGGCGGCCTGACCATGGCCCTGTGGTTCGCCAGCATCGCCGTGCCGGGTCTGGCGGGCTTCATCGGCGAGTTCAGCATCCTGCTCGGCGCGTACCAGGTGTCCCCGTGGCTGACCTTCATCGCGGGCATCACGACCATCGCCGCCGCCGCGTACGCCCTGACGGCCTTCCAGCACACCTTCTGGCAGGCGCGGCCCGCCGGGTCCGTCGGCGTGCGTGACCTCGTGCACACCGAGTGGCTGATCCTGGGCATCCCGCTGGCGATCCTGGTGCTGTTCGGCGTGTACTCCACCCCCGCCCTGAACCTCATGCAGCCCGCCGTGCGCGCCGTCCTGAGCGCCCTGGGAGGCAACTGA
- a CDS encoding NADH-quinone oxidoreductase subunit N, translating into MLQPPDVKLLPLLPVLLILAGAISSTLLGFWVQRRTLTFINIGAVIASAVSLGWLWNRDLSAFGGSLRADHAALLLGFVILAGTLMTLLVTLDTAWRARVSFPEFDAMLMYAVTGCLLIAFSGDLIVMLIGLEIMSLSGYVLATLQGSRRAEESGLKYFLLGAAGSAVLIYGLAFVYGATGSLNYAVIAEKTSTLNPENTGILVGGALLMLCGFGFKVALAPFHQWTPDVYGGAPTSVSLFLSTVVKVAAFAGMLRVFSGALENAPGWHSVLAVLIAATLIVGNLAAVRQMNFKRMLAYSAVAHTGFLGMALLGTPAAGGAALGYYLLVYTLMTAAALAIVAALQRSEDGFSITDMRGLYYRHPGYAVALAVCLASLAGLPPFAGFFGKYLVFQAAFQNGYAWISILAALTSVAALVYYLRPAMLMFMPDRTPAREYGLGQRPPTTLAVALGVAGVTVLGLLPNLWYAFVAHPDIWAMLAGR; encoded by the coding sequence ATGCTCCAGCCGCCCGATGTGAAACTCCTGCCCCTGCTGCCCGTCCTGCTCATTCTGGCCGGGGCGATCAGCAGCACCCTGCTGGGCTTCTGGGTCCAGCGCCGCACCCTGACGTTCATCAATATCGGCGCTGTCATCGCGTCGGCGGTCAGTCTCGGGTGGCTGTGGAACCGTGACCTGTCCGCCTTCGGCGGCAGCCTGCGGGCCGACCACGCCGCGCTGCTGCTGGGCTTCGTGATCCTCGCCGGGACCCTCATGACGCTGCTCGTCACGCTGGACACCGCGTGGCGCGCCCGCGTGTCCTTCCCCGAATTCGACGCGATGCTCATGTACGCCGTCACCGGCTGCCTGCTGATCGCCTTCAGTGGGGACCTGATCGTCATGCTGATCGGCCTGGAGATCATGAGCCTCAGCGGCTACGTCCTGGCCACCCTGCAGGGCTCGCGCCGCGCGGAGGAAAGCGGCCTGAAGTACTTCCTGCTCGGCGCCGCCGGGAGTGCCGTGCTGATCTACGGACTGGCGTTCGTGTACGGCGCGACCGGCAGTCTGAACTACGCCGTCATCGCCGAGAAGACCAGCACCCTGAACCCCGAGAACACCGGCATCTTGGTCGGCGGCGCGCTGCTGATGCTCTGCGGCTTCGGCTTCAAGGTCGCCCTGGCACCCTTCCACCAGTGGACGCCCGACGTGTACGGCGGCGCGCCCACCAGCGTCAGCCTGTTCCTGAGCACCGTCGTGAAGGTCGCCGCGTTCGCCGGGATGCTCCGCGTGTTCTCCGGCGCGCTGGAAAACGCCCCCGGCTGGCACTCCGTCCTGGCGGTCCTGATCGCCGCGACCCTGATCGTCGGGAACCTCGCCGCGGTGCGCCAGATGAACTTCAAACGCATGCTGGCGTACTCGGCCGTCGCGCACACCGGCTTCCTGGGCATGGCGCTGCTCGGCACGCCCGCCGCGGGCGGCGCGGCCCTCGGGTACTACCTGCTCGTGTACACCCTCATGACCGCCGCCGCGCTCGCCATCGTCGCCGCCCTGCAACGCAGCGAGGACGGCTTCAGCATCACCGACATGCGCGGCCTGTACTACCGCCACCCCGGCTACGCCGTCGCGCTGGCCGTGTGCCTCGCCTCGCTGGCGGGCCTGCCGCCCTTCGCGGGCTTCTTCGGGAAGTACCTCGTGTTCCAGGCGGCCTTCCAGAACGGCTACGCCTGGATCAGCATCCTCGCCGCGCTCACCAGCGTCGCCGCGCTGGTGTACTACCTGCGGCCCGCCATGCTGATGTTCATGCCCGACCGCACCCCCGCGCGCGAGTACGGCCTCGGCCAGCGCCCCCCCACCACCCTGGCCGTCGCGCTGGGCGTGGCGGGCGTCACCGTGCTGGGCCTGCTCCCGAACCTCTGGTACGCGTTCGTGGCGCACCCCGACATCTGGGCGATGCTCGCCGGACGCTGA
- a CDS encoding ArsR/SmtB family transcription factor, translating to MPDGPPFDLLLSRLRALGDPTRLRIVQLIGQSDPDHPQARPDAGSTPPISISATLGLTQPTISHHMKVLIEVGLITSEKKGTKVYYSLNPDGFRDLTTFFEPLATPCTEPDLP from the coding sequence GTGCCTGATGGACCCCCGTTCGACCTGCTCCTGAGCCGCCTGCGCGCCCTGGGCGACCCCACGCGCCTGCGCATCGTGCAGCTCATCGGCCAGTCGGACCCCGACCACCCCCAGGCACGCCCGGACGCCGGCAGCACCCCCCCGATCAGCATCTCCGCCACCCTGGGCCTCACGCAGCCCACCATCAGCCACCACATGAAGGTCCTGATCGAGGTCGGCCTGATCACCTCCGAGAAGAAGGGCACCAAGGTCTACTACAGCCTGAACCCCGACGGGTTCCGCGACCTGACCACCTTCTTCGAACCGCTCGCGACCCCCTGCACCGAACCCGACCTGCCCTGA
- a CDS encoding sensor domain-containing diguanylate cyclase: MTPQETNEMPRSAERSLALITAPVAALLAALLALLMPANPRLGDALNRALPSETDRRVVLVGIDDASLRDYGRVGTWPRELYGQALGTLEQAGATAVGIDVLLTDPSQNDERLKDAFSRANVVLATAPGESTLLASPEWRSPTGVSALNVSGDGIVRTFQTAYPDAAGTLQPSFARQLAVAAGKSVDLSDQPRVLRYAAPDRDRLPVIPFRDVVNGNVRYGDIQGKIVLIGLTASGTGVGGVRDVTGQTVPGTELQLRAVSSLLSAPFTTLPTWLIALLSAVIAVAAVLARGLWGFALAMAALLAAAPLWLGNILLPGVTLSLAAIIGTALVAAERWWNLRTLALRDPLTGFGNRVAFTRALEQRWATRQTRPLGLLLVDLSGFRKVNEVYGPHAGDELLRDLSGRIMQQKRRGDLIFRWGPDEFAVLLDQASAHETADVARRVQESLDRISYRDLPLRASVGAARTGEDIQTPVDLVEAASRSRYRVKYQREQRG, translated from the coding sequence GTGACGCCGCAGGAAACGAACGAGATGCCGCGCTCCGCTGAGCGGTCCCTGGCCCTGATCACCGCGCCCGTCGCGGCGCTGCTCGCGGCGCTGCTGGCCCTGCTGATGCCCGCCAATCCGCGCCTGGGCGACGCGCTGAACCGCGCCCTGCCGTCCGAGACCGACCGCCGGGTGGTGCTGGTCGGCATTGACGACGCGTCCCTGCGGGACTACGGCCGGGTCGGCACGTGGCCGCGCGAACTGTACGGGCAGGCGCTCGGCACGCTCGAGCAGGCCGGGGCGACCGCGGTCGGTATCGACGTGCTGCTGACCGACCCCAGCCAGAACGACGAGCGCCTGAAGGACGCGTTCAGCCGCGCGAACGTCGTGCTGGCCACCGCGCCCGGCGAGTCCACGCTGCTGGCCAGTCCCGAGTGGCGCTCCCCGACGGGCGTCAGCGCGCTGAACGTCAGCGGTGACGGGATCGTCCGCACGTTCCAGACCGCGTACCCGGACGCGGCCGGGACGCTGCAGCCCAGCTTCGCGCGGCAGCTGGCGGTCGCGGCGGGCAAGAGCGTGGACCTCAGCGATCAGCCGCGCGTGCTGCGCTACGCCGCGCCGGACCGGGACCGCCTGCCGGTCATTCCGTTCCGGGACGTCGTGAACGGCAACGTCCGCTACGGCGACATTCAGGGCAAGATCGTCCTGATCGGCCTGACCGCCAGCGGCACCGGCGTGGGCGGCGTGCGGGACGTGACGGGGCAGACCGTGCCCGGCACGGAACTGCAGCTGCGGGCGGTATCCAGCCTGCTCAGCGCGCCCTTCACGACGCTGCCCACCTGGCTGATCGCGCTGCTGTCGGCCGTTATCGCCGTCGCGGCGGTCCTGGCGCGCGGCCTGTGGGGCTTCGCGCTGGCGATGGCGGCGCTGCTGGCCGCCGCGCCCCTGTGGCTGGGGAACATCCTGCTGCCCGGCGTGACGCTGTCGCTGGCGGCGATCATCGGCACGGCGCTCGTCGCGGCGGAACGCTGGTGGAACCTGCGGACCCTGGCGCTGCGCGACCCGCTGACGGGCTTCGGGAACCGCGTGGCGTTCACGCGCGCGCTGGAGCAGCGCTGGGCGACCCGGCAGACCCGCCCGCTGGGGCTGCTGCTGGTGGACCTGAGCGGCTTCCGGAAGGTGAACGAGGTGTACGGTCCGCACGCCGGGGACGAGCTGCTGCGCGACCTGTCCGGGCGGATCATGCAGCAGAAGCGGCGCGGGGACCTGATCTTCCGCTGGGGTCCGGACGAGTTCGCCGTGCTGCTCGATCAGGCCAGCGCGCACGAGACGGCGGACGTCGCGCGGCGCGTGCAGGAGTCGCTGGACCGCATCAGTTACCGCGATCTGCCGCTGCGGGCCAGTGTCGGCGCGGCCCGCACCGGCGAGGACATCCAGACCCCGGTGGATCTGGTCGAGGCGGCCAGCCGCAGCCGCTACCGCGTGAAGTACCAGCGCGAGCAGCGGGGGTAG
- a CDS encoding FecR family protein, translated as MMRAAPVHHALTLTLLLGATALAAPVLDSAQGSVELQQEGGTWTPRAAGGEITLGLRTGAGRAEIRDGAGRVTVGSASRLRRYLDEVDLQQGRFYLRGPVAVHVQGQHLVMDGAGSLRVDLDGPVRRVAVLGGQLRIDRSGRVTTVRGGQQLDLRSGQLGAFRETDPWYAAQFRGEGSASVQATRGAVTLGRAGQARGAVIGDTLEIGATLNTGAGAWAEVGFTGGGYLRLNEQSELSVLSVDRTDRGREVLLKLARGTAWNVVQKGQGGYRIDTPVVSTAVRGTVFRVDADGLVKVFEGQVALPSSADQAVSAGQQRSEAGTVGTLVPDATDRFNQARDAERARPLSLTLPRAPLTLNDLILSARSLPDATLSAQVAGQRVPLNADGDTFRLERLAAPLPEGTYPVTVTAERFGQTLTRTVTVTVDRSAPQVALRAERRGHLLLLSGAVTDAVPGALTVTVRIGPRSYTRRVTSGEPLSWALPLADPTAPVQVSARDAAGNERDAALR; from the coding sequence ATGATGCGCGCGGCCCCCGTCCACCACGCCCTGACCCTCACGCTGCTGCTCGGCGCGACCGCACTGGCCGCCCCGGTGCTGGACAGCGCGCAGGGCAGCGTGGAACTCCAGCAGGAGGGCGGCACCTGGACGCCCCGCGCCGCGGGCGGCGAGATCACGCTGGGCCTGCGGACCGGCGCGGGCCGCGCCGAGATCCGTGACGGTGCCGGGCGCGTCACGGTCGGCAGCGCCTCGCGCCTGCGCCGCTACCTGGACGAGGTGGACCTGCAGCAGGGCCGCTTCTACCTGCGCGGCCCGGTCGCCGTGCACGTGCAGGGCCAGCACCTCGTGATGGACGGCGCGGGCAGCCTGCGCGTGGATCTCGACGGGCCGGTGCGGCGCGTCGCGGTTCTCGGCGGTCAGCTGCGCATCGACCGCAGTGGCCGCGTCACGACCGTGCGGGGCGGGCAGCAGCTCGACCTGCGCAGCGGGCAGCTCGGCGCGTTCCGCGAGACCGACCCCTGGTACGCCGCGCAGTTCCGCGGCGAGGGCAGCGCCAGCGTGCAGGCCACGCGCGGCGCGGTCACCCTGGGCCGAGCCGGGCAGGCGCGCGGCGCGGTCATCGGGGACACCCTGGAGATCGGCGCGACGCTGAACACCGGCGCGGGCGCCTGGGCCGAGGTGGGCTTCACGGGCGGCGGGTACCTGCGCCTGAACGAGCAGAGCGAACTGAGCGTCCTGAGCGTGGACCGCACCGACCGCGGCCGCGAGGTCCTGCTGAAACTCGCGCGCGGCACCGCCTGGAACGTCGTGCAGAAGGGCCAGGGCGGCTACCGGATCGACACGCCGGTCGTGAGTACCGCCGTGCGCGGCACGGTGTTCCGCGTGGACGCGGACGGGCTGGTCAAGGTGTTCGAGGGTCAGGTGGCACTGCCCAGCAGCGCCGATCAGGCGGTCAGCGCCGGGCAGCAGCGCAGCGAGGCGGGCACCGTGGGCACCCTCGTCCCGGACGCCACGGACCGCTTCAATCAGGCGCGGGACGCCGAACGGGCCCGCCCGCTGAGCCTCACGCTGCCCCGCGCGCCCCTGACCCTGAACGACCTGATCCTGAGTGCCCGCAGCCTCCCCGACGCGACCCTGAGCGCGCAGGTGGCCGGGCAGCGCGTCCCGCTGAACGCCGACGGCGACACCTTCCGCCTGGAGCGGCTGGCGGCGCCGCTACCCGAGGGCACCTACCCGGTGACCGTGACCGCCGAACGCTTCGGGCAGACGCTGACGCGCACCGTGACCGTCACCGTGGACCGCAGCGCCCCGCAGGTGGCGCTGCGCGCCGAGCGGCGCGGTCACCTGCTGCTCCTGAGCGGCGCCGTGACCGACGCTGTTCCCGGCGCGCTGACCGTCACCGTCCGCATCGGCCCGCGCAGCTACACCCGGCGCGTGACGTCCGGCGAACCGCTGAGCTGGGCGCTGCCCCTTGCCGACCCGACCGCGCCCGTGCAGGTGAGCGCCCGTGACGCCGCAGGAAACGAACGAGATGCCGCGCTCCGCTGA
- a CDS encoding ABC-F family ATP-binding cassette domain-containing protein: protein MLVAAVDASKEYGPLTVLQDVTFAVQPGDRVGLVGRNGAGKSTLLKLLTGQLLPDGGVVKRAPGVRVRSLQQDPVFPPGATVDSVLDAAFHDLDQLEAELNAAAEAMGSGTPESILHHEAVLEHYQRRGGFERRSRKDAVTLAFGFRGRESDLAASLSGGERTRLGLAALLVENPDVLLLDEPTNHLDIVMVEWLEGFLGRYPGAVLVISHDRAFLDTVTRETAYLRGGTMKVYAGNYTTFRETLAAELEQQAARFAVESRQIASLQASADRMKIWGLGMSKLARRAKAMQARVDRMQACATSAPPPEQRTTRITFHAPESGEVVLDARHVTRVLPGGRQLFRDVNVQIRQGERVAIIGRNGAGKTTFLRTLLGLEPGDDPRTRILTGARVTVGYYDQALRGVEPSETLYDVARAYTHKDPEAHDLLGTFMFPYDQHDKQARILSGGERARLALLKLAQEDHNLLIMDEPTNHLDMEMVEALEAALDDFTGTLVMVSHDRAFIEGLADRIWLIEDGQFFEYPGWEDYKAKHRTAAELEAEALAAAPKVSAKPAAPKGKGLWHLKREVEAIEADIARLEGELEAAQAALSAAPADADFVALGQAAHDLEVQLEAKMEAWGAKQAEVEAKGG, encoded by the coding sequence GTGCTTGTTGCCGCCGTGGACGCCAGTAAGGAATATGGACCGCTGACCGTCCTGCAGGACGTGACCTTCGCCGTGCAGCCCGGCGACCGCGTGGGCCTCGTGGGGCGCAACGGGGCGGGGAAGAGCACGCTGCTGAAACTCCTGACCGGGCAGCTGCTGCCGGACGGGGGCGTCGTGAAGCGCGCGCCGGGCGTGCGGGTGCGTTCATTACAGCAGGACCCGGTCTTCCCGCCGGGCGCGACGGTGGACAGCGTGCTCGACGCGGCCTTCCACGACCTCGATCAGCTGGAGGCGGAACTGAACGCGGCGGCCGAGGCGATGGGCAGCGGCACGCCCGAGAGCATCCTGCACCACGAGGCCGTGCTGGAGCACTACCAGCGGCGCGGGGGCTTCGAGCGGCGCAGCCGCAAGGACGCCGTGACCCTGGCGTTCGGCTTCCGGGGCCGCGAGAGCGACCTGGCCGCCAGCCTCAGCGGCGGCGAGCGCACGCGGCTGGGGCTGGCGGCGCTGCTCGTGGAGAACCCGGATGTGCTGCTGCTGGACGAGCCGACCAACCACCTGGACATCGTGATGGTCGAGTGGCTGGAGGGCTTCCTGGGCCGCTACCCCGGCGCGGTGCTGGTCATCAGCCACGACCGCGCGTTCCTGGACACCGTCACCCGCGAGACCGCGTACCTGCGCGGCGGGACCATGAAGGTGTACGCCGGGAACTACACGACCTTCCGCGAGACGCTGGCCGCCGAGCTGGAGCAGCAGGCGGCGCGTTTCGCGGTGGAAAGCCGCCAGATCGCGTCCCTGCAGGCCAGCGCGGACCGCATGAAGATCTGGGGTCTGGGCATGAGCAAGCTCGCCCGCCGGGCCAAGGCCATGCAGGCGCGCGTGGACCGCATGCAGGCCTGCGCCACGAGCGCCCCGCCGCCCGAGCAGCGCACCACCCGCATCACCTTCCACGCGCCCGAGAGCGGCGAGGTCGTGCTGGACGCCCGGCACGTCACGCGGGTGCTGCCCGGCGGGCGGCAGCTGTTCCGGGACGTGAATGTGCAGATCCGCCAGGGCGAGCGCGTGGCGATCATCGGCCGCAACGGGGCGGGGAAGACCACCTTCCTGCGCACCCTGCTGGGCCTGGAACCCGGCGACGACCCGCGCACCCGCATCCTGACCGGGGCGCGCGTCACGGTGGGGTACTACGATCAGGCGCTGCGCGGCGTGGAACCCAGCGAGACGCTGTACGACGTGGCCCGCGCGTACACCCACAAGGACCCGGAAGCGCACGACCTGCTGGGCACCTTCATGTTCCCGTACGACCAGCACGACAAGCAGGCGCGCATCCTCTCGGGCGGCGAGCGGGCGCGGCTGGCGCTGCTGAAACTCGCGCAGGAGGACCACAACCTCCTGATCATGGACGAGCCCACCAACCACCTGGATATGGAGATGGTCGAGGCGCTGGAGGCCGCGCTGGACGACTTCACGGGCACGCTGGTGATGGTCAGTCACGACCGCGCGTTCATCGAGGGCCTCGCGGACCGCATCTGGCTGATCGAGGATGGGCAGTTCTTCGAGTACCCCGGCTGGGAGGACTACAAGGCCAAGCACCGCACCGCCGCCGAACTGGAGGCCGAGGCGCTGGCCGCCGCACCGAAGGTCAGCGCGAAACCTGCCGCGCCGAAGGGCAAGGGCCTGTGGCACCTCAAGCGCGAGGTGGAGGCCATCGAGGCCGACATCGCCCGTCTGGAGGGAGAACTGGAGGCCGCGCAGGCCGCGCTGAGCGCCGCACCGGCGGACGCGGACTTCGTGGCGCTGGGGCAGGCCGCGCACGACCTGGAAGTGCAGCTGGAAGCCAAGATGGAAGCCTGGGGCGCCAAGCAGGCCGAGGTGGAGGCGAAGGGCGGCTGA
- a CDS encoding DUF1540 domain-containing protein, whose amino-acid sequence MDDDKSMVSRCDATTCRFNDDTNCTAGQVEISMSGQTAQCLTFSPADDMSDTQSVRADQH is encoded by the coding sequence ATGGACGACGACAAGAGCATGGTCAGCCGCTGCGACGCCACCACCTGCCGCTTCAACGACGACACGAATTGCACCGCCGGACAGGTCGAGATCAGCATGAGCGGCCAGACCGCCCAGTGCCTCACCTTCAGCCCCGCCGACGACATGAGCGACACCCAGAGTGTCCGCGCCGACCAGCACTGA
- a CDS encoding phosphotransferase encodes MDRPGSLVGEADTPTEGVRTRLPDVWPLGPTPLTDQALVRADPALLGPMQEQRDAILTAIREPAGALHTDLHGGQLLWRGGRLLALLDFGDAARGPLAWDLASVAFFHGWAVADHVAGGAGIRMGAEAAAFGLLLAQHRARRAQDEQKRARAVAFAWHCIEQLGRVNPG; translated from the coding sequence ATGGATCGTCCCGGGTCGCTGGTGGGCGAGGCCGACACGCCGACGGAAGGGGTACGCACGCGGCTACCGGACGTGTGGCCGCTGGGACCGACACCCTTGACCGATCAGGCGCTGGTGCGGGCCGATCCGGCACTCCTCGGGCCCATGCAGGAGCAGCGGGACGCGATCCTGACGGCCATCCGTGAACCGGCCGGGGCGCTGCATACCGACCTGCACGGCGGACAGCTCCTGTGGCGCGGCGGGCGACTGCTGGCGCTGCTGGACTTCGGGGACGCGGCGCGCGGCCCGCTCGCGTGGGACCTCGCGAGCGTGGCGTTCTTTCATGGCTGGGCGGTGGCCGACCACGTCGCGGGCGGCGCAGGCATCCGGATGGGTGCAGAGGCGGCGGCATTCGGGCTGCTACTGGCGCAGCATCGCGCCCGCCGCGCGCAGGACGAGCAGAAAAGGGCGCGCGCCGTGGCGTTCGCTTGGCACTGCATAGAGCAGCTGGGCCGGGTAAACCCAGGTTGA